One window of Akkermansia biwaensis genomic DNA carries:
- a CDS encoding MBL fold metallo-hydrolase produces MDRIRVYTGGVASCNGYLFKTKDNTYVAVDAPSGFADWIYSKKPDIIITDLLITHQHFDHVEDACRMRQIFDCRIHAGQPYNENLTLEKMARDAWGLPLNVQPFVVDEVLTSDIHTANWGGLLWHLHQVPGHSADSIVYDLPDEGIMFTGDVIFAGSIGRTDLPGGNLRLLKKGIETKVLNQPATTMIFPGHGPYTTVKNELLTNPFIS; encoded by the coding sequence ATGGATCGGATTCGTGTTTATACGGGCGGAGTAGCTTCCTGTAATGGTTATCTTTTCAAGACAAAGGATAACACTTACGTGGCGGTGGACGCTCCCTCCGGATTCGCGGATTGGATTTACTCCAAAAAACCCGATATCATCATCACGGACTTGCTGATTACCCATCAGCACTTTGACCATGTGGAGGATGCCTGCCGGATGCGCCAGATTTTCGACTGCCGCATTCATGCCGGCCAGCCGTACAATGAGAACCTGACACTTGAAAAAATGGCCCGCGACGCGTGGGGGCTCCCCCTCAACGTCCAGCCCTTCGTGGTGGATGAAGTGCTCACGTCCGACATCCATACGGCCAACTGGGGCGGTTTGCTCTGGCACCTGCACCAGGTGCCCGGCCATTCTGCGGACAGCATCGTGTACGATCTTCCGGACGAGGGGATCATGTTCACCGGGGACGTCATCTTTGCCGGTTCCATCGGCAGGACGGACCTTCCCGGCGGCAATCTGCGCCTGCTGAAGAAGGGCATAGAAACAAAAGTGCTCAACCAGCCGGCCACCACCATGATCTTCCCGGGCCACGGACCGTACACCACCGTGAAAAACGAATTGCTGACCAATCCGTTTATTTCCTGA
- the pyrC gene encoding dihydroorotase, with protein sequence MILELHSPLDMHLHLRDGDMLKLVAPLSSASFAGAVVMPNLVPPVADAEAVQAYRGRIMDACGGDVFKPYMTAFFRSYTEKELERLRDLVFGIKLYPAGATTNSEGGVKAMKDAEATMAMMQEMGIPLLVHGETHGFVMDREAEFLDIYRNLAEQFPRLTICMEHITTAAAVRLLDEFENLAATVTLQHLLITLDDVAGGMLRPHLFCKPIAKRPEDREALLKAALSGHPRLMFGSDSAPHPVHAKEACGCAAGVFTAPIALPRLAALFEEHDALDRLQGFVSGHACALYGLTPPAKTVRLERREMLVPDAYEGYGQKVVPMEAGCVIPWSLMQSGFTKMT encoded by the coding sequence ATGATTCTGGAACTGCACTCTCCGCTGGACATGCATCTTCACTTGAGGGACGGCGACATGCTGAAACTGGTCGCCCCGCTGAGTTCAGCCTCTTTCGCCGGGGCGGTCGTCATGCCCAACCTGGTTCCCCCCGTGGCGGATGCGGAGGCGGTGCAGGCCTACCGCGGCCGCATTATGGACGCCTGCGGCGGCGATGTATTCAAGCCTTACATGACGGCGTTCTTCCGCTCCTACACGGAAAAGGAGCTGGAGCGGCTCAGGGACCTGGTCTTCGGAATCAAGCTTTATCCGGCGGGGGCCACCACGAACAGCGAAGGCGGCGTGAAGGCCATGAAGGACGCGGAAGCCACCATGGCCATGATGCAGGAAATGGGCATTCCCCTGCTGGTACACGGTGAAACCCACGGATTCGTGATGGACCGGGAAGCGGAATTCCTGGACATCTACCGGAATCTTGCGGAACAATTTCCCCGGCTGACTATTTGCATGGAGCATATCACCACGGCCGCCGCCGTCCGGCTGCTGGACGAATTTGAAAACCTGGCGGCCACCGTCACCCTTCAGCATCTCCTCATCACGCTGGACGACGTGGCGGGCGGCATGCTGCGCCCCCACCTGTTCTGCAAGCCCATCGCGAAAAGGCCGGAAGACCGGGAAGCGCTGCTGAAAGCCGCCCTGTCCGGCCATCCCCGCCTCATGTTCGGCAGTGACTCGGCGCCTCATCCCGTCCATGCCAAGGAAGCCTGCGGCTGCGCCGCCGGCGTGTTTACCGCGCCCATCGCCCTGCCGCGCCTGGCCGCCCTGTTTGAAGAACACGATGCGCTGGACCGCCTGCAGGGATTTGTTTCCGGCCACGCGTGCGCGCTGTACGGACTCACGCCGCCCGCCAAGACGGTGCGCCTGGAAAGGCGGGAAATGCTGGTGCCGGACGCTTATGAAGGATACGGGCAGAAGGTGGTGCCCATGGAAGCCGGGTGCGTCATCCCGTGGAGCCTGATGCAGAGCGGCTTTACAAAAATGACATAA
- a CDS encoding MarR family winged helix-turn-helix transcriptional regulator, whose product MIQPAVDITTSVHKFETILYQFKRDNLNEVDENHYQKIMALSVRQMNALGALNRLMTNRHEGIPLKTLAHHLRMSVPSTSLLVDSMVKKGLFDRKENPRDRRSLCIRLSEEGESRFQMLYNGMKKRLDSLFGILSEQDQEDFCRIVDTLYNHVYTK is encoded by the coding sequence ATGATCCAACCTGCCGTAGATATTACCACCTCCGTCCACAAGTTTGAAACCATTCTCTACCAGTTTAAACGGGATAACCTGAATGAAGTGGACGAGAACCACTACCAGAAAATCATGGCGCTCTCCGTCCGCCAGATGAACGCTCTTGGCGCCCTCAACAGGCTGATGACCAACCGCCATGAGGGCATTCCTCTGAAGACGCTGGCCCACCACCTCCGCATGAGCGTCCCCTCCACGTCCCTGCTGGTGGACAGCATGGTGAAGAAGGGTCTGTTTGACCGCAAAGAGAACCCGCGAGACAGGCGTTCCCTCTGCATCCGCCTTTCCGAGGAGGGAGAATCCAGATTCCAAATGCTTTACAACGGCATGAAGAAGCGTCTGGATTCCCTGTTCGGCATCCTTTCCGAGCAGGACCAGGAAGATTTCTGCCGCATTGTGGACACCCTTTACAACCACGTCTATACCAAATAA
- a CDS encoding efflux RND transporter periplasmic adaptor subunit, translating to MNIHTHERKIPLRLLAGSGLLFSLMMPGYSQGMPGAPAKPSTVLVQKASTIDSAVNKKYIGQVESIDRVTVQPRVSGNIVATRFREGNVVRQGDLLFEIEDTRYKAAVEEAEAKKAQLEAKLLYARNSFERYNKLLASKSVSMDTVENAKSTMHALEAEIQSADASIIVAKDDLNYTRITAPITGRTGRVTFSTGNYITPTSGSLVTITGIEEVYVKFPISERDFLSLFGTQDNMKKEAVVTLTLANGKAYAHPGKVFMTDNTVQTTTDTLNVWAKFPNQEDVLTPGGVVTVNLSKKNVDRFPAANISSVMHDAYKSYVYVVNDQGVVERRDVTLGNTVNNEQCFSSGVKEGEVIVIDGMHKVRPGAKVNPVYSTQN from the coding sequence ATGAACATACATACTCATGAACGGAAGATTCCGCTCCGCCTGCTGGCCGGTTCCGGCCTGCTTTTCAGCCTCATGATGCCGGGCTACTCCCAGGGAATGCCGGGGGCCCCCGCCAAGCCCAGCACCGTGCTCGTCCAGAAGGCCAGCACGATCGACAGCGCAGTAAACAAGAAGTACATAGGCCAGGTGGAATCCATCGACCGCGTCACCGTGCAGCCCCGCGTTTCCGGCAACATTGTGGCCACCAGGTTCCGGGAAGGGAACGTGGTCAGACAGGGCGACCTCCTTTTTGAAATAGAAGACACGCGCTACAAGGCTGCCGTGGAGGAGGCGGAAGCCAAGAAGGCGCAGCTGGAAGCCAAGCTTCTCTATGCCAGGAACAGCTTTGAACGCTACAACAAGCTGCTCGCCTCCAAATCCGTCTCCATGGACACGGTGGAAAACGCCAAAAGCACCATGCACGCGCTGGAAGCGGAAATACAGTCCGCGGACGCCTCCATCATCGTGGCGAAGGATGATCTGAATTATACCAGAATCACGGCCCCCATCACGGGCCGCACCGGGAGGGTCACGTTTTCCACGGGCAACTACATCACCCCCACTTCCGGCTCCCTGGTGACCATCACGGGCATTGAAGAGGTGTATGTAAAGTTTCCCATCAGCGAACGCGACTTCCTTTCCCTGTTCGGCACCCAGGACAACATGAAGAAGGAGGCCGTCGTCACCCTGACCCTGGCCAACGGCAAGGCTTACGCCCATCCGGGCAAGGTGTTCATGACGGACAACACCGTCCAGACCACCACGGACACGCTGAACGTCTGGGCCAAATTCCCCAACCAGGAGGACGTGCTGACGCCCGGCGGCGTGGTGACCGTCAATCTCTCCAAGAAAAATGTGGACCGCTTCCCGGCCGCAAACATCTCCTCCGTCATGCATGACGCCTACAAGAGCTATGTTTACGTCGTGAACGACCAGGGCGTGGTGGAACGCCGGGACGTCACGCTGGGCAACACGGTCAACAACGAGCAATGTTTCAGCTCCGGCGTCAAGGAAGGGGAAGTCATCGTCATCGACGGCATGCACAAGGTGCGTCCAGGCGCCAAGGTGAACCCCGTATATTCCACTCAAAACTGA
- a CDS encoding efflux RND transporter permease subunit has translation MIADLFIKRPKFAIVIAILMVLAGLLCLEKLPVAEYPEIAPTSINVQATYTGASAQVVMETLASPIEEELNGLENLIYFSSKSDNTGGYSLSLTFKSGTDSDINMVNVQNALKRVEYKLPKEVTDQGIKIRKRSSDILGFFAFRSTNMSSLELNNFVKSRVKDEIARVPGISAINLMPEKNYSMRIWLDALRMSALNITPDDVSNAIKAQNVQAAAGSIGSEGENNFIQYKVNVTGRLKTVEEFSKIIVRTGQDGHVTRLDDIARIELGAETYSGSSRNNGEDSVNMAVYRLDDANAMEAMTGVKDALQELSKRFPPGVSYEVSYDPTQYISATMAEIVETLIIALILVVGITYLFLQDWRATLIPALAIPVSLIGTFAILYPLGFSINVLTMFGLILVIGSLVDDGIIVVENTMRILETEDLTPEEATKKSMHQITGAIIATTLVTVAIYVPIAFFGGMVGNIYMQFSVTMCVALCLSAVNSLTLSPALCVLLLKNRKEKKQKRFSLFRPFNASLEWARRSYIKCAGVMVRRAWLTLILLAAVFAANWKLFETVPKSFLPKEDKGTVFCDIQLAPGATLGRTEQALRSAEQKLMGIPGVRQVSSTSGFSFMGGNGENLGMCIAQLDSWDKRKTPELSVDSIIHQASNLCDEIPAAKATVFSPPAIMGLGLTGGVSFMLQASGDETPKDLERELEKLIDQIEKLPGALFPRSSYEANTPQLFLNIDREKAQSMHVPVNRIFTTLQSKLASMYINDFNLIGYTFKVKMQSAPEDRTTINDIMNTYIQNDQGQMVPLSSVATLSYMVGPRQIARFNQLMSAEVTVQTRPGTSSGDLMNQIEAIPLPENYSITWTDMSYQERQNDGKIVLLMGLALLFGYLFLVAQYESWTVPVSVIVSVSVALLGALLGLLICSTPLSIYAQLGLVMLIGLAGKNAILMVEFSKAEREHGVPIQQAALEGARQRFRAVMMTAISFIIGVFPMVIASGAGAESRKAIGITTFYGMILATIVGILFIPALYSMFQRYREWVKNLFSGKAG, from the coding sequence ATGATTGCGGACCTGTTTATCAAACGTCCCAAATTCGCCATCGTCATCGCCATCCTGATGGTGCTGGCCGGGTTGCTTTGCCTGGAAAAGCTGCCCGTGGCGGAATATCCGGAAATCGCCCCCACCAGCATCAACGTGCAGGCCACCTATACGGGGGCCAGCGCCCAGGTGGTGATGGAGACCCTGGCCTCCCCCATTGAGGAAGAACTCAACGGCCTGGAAAACCTGATCTACTTCTCCTCCAAGTCGGACAACACCGGCGGCTATTCCCTGTCCCTGACGTTCAAGAGCGGCACGGACTCGGACATCAACATGGTGAACGTCCAGAACGCGCTCAAGCGGGTGGAATACAAGCTGCCCAAGGAAGTGACGGACCAGGGCATCAAGATCAGGAAGCGTTCCTCGGACATCCTGGGCTTCTTCGCCTTCCGCTCCACCAACATGAGCTCCTTGGAGCTGAACAACTTCGTCAAATCCAGGGTGAAGGACGAGATCGCCCGCGTGCCGGGCATTTCCGCCATCAACCTGATGCCGGAAAAAAACTACAGCATGCGCATCTGGCTGGACGCCCTGCGCATGTCCGCCCTGAACATCACGCCGGATGACGTCTCCAACGCCATCAAGGCGCAGAACGTCCAGGCCGCCGCCGGTTCCATCGGTTCCGAAGGGGAAAACAACTTCATCCAGTACAAGGTGAACGTCACCGGCCGCCTGAAGACGGTGGAGGAATTCAGCAAGATCATCGTCCGCACGGGCCAGGACGGGCACGTCACCCGTCTGGACGACATCGCCAGAATCGAACTGGGCGCGGAAACCTACTCGGGCAGCAGCCGCAACAACGGGGAGGACTCCGTGAACATGGCCGTATACCGCCTGGACGACGCCAACGCCATGGAAGCCATGACCGGGGTGAAGGACGCCCTGCAGGAGCTTTCCAAGCGCTTCCCTCCCGGCGTTTCCTATGAGGTGAGCTACGACCCCACGCAGTACATTTCCGCCACCATGGCGGAAATCGTGGAAACACTCATCATCGCCCTCATCCTGGTGGTGGGCATCACCTACCTGTTCCTGCAGGACTGGCGCGCCACCCTCATTCCGGCCCTGGCCATTCCCGTCTCCCTGATCGGCACATTCGCCATCCTGTACCCGCTGGGTTTCTCCATCAACGTGCTGACCATGTTCGGCCTGATTCTGGTGATCGGCTCCCTGGTGGACGACGGGATCATCGTGGTGGAAAACACCATGCGCATTCTGGAGACGGAGGACCTGACCCCGGAAGAGGCCACCAAAAAGAGCATGCACCAGATTACGGGCGCCATCATCGCCACTACGCTGGTGACGGTGGCCATTTACGTCCCCATCGCCTTCTTCGGCGGCATGGTGGGCAACATCTACATGCAGTTCTCCGTAACCATGTGCGTGGCTCTCTGCCTTTCCGCCGTAAACTCCCTGACGCTCAGCCCCGCCCTGTGCGTGTTGCTGCTGAAGAACAGGAAGGAGAAGAAGCAGAAAAGGTTCAGCCTCTTCCGGCCCTTCAACGCCTCCCTGGAATGGGCGCGCCGGAGCTACATCAAGTGCGCCGGCGTCATGGTGCGCCGCGCGTGGCTCACCCTGATTCTCCTGGCCGCGGTCTTCGCCGCCAACTGGAAACTGTTTGAAACCGTTCCCAAATCCTTCCTGCCCAAGGAAGACAAGGGCACCGTCTTTTGCGACATCCAGCTTGCGCCCGGCGCCACCCTGGGCCGTACGGAACAGGCCCTGCGCAGTGCGGAACAAAAGCTCATGGGCATCCCCGGCGTGCGCCAGGTCTCCTCCACCTCCGGCTTCAGCTTCATGGGCGGCAACGGAGAAAACCTGGGCATGTGCATCGCCCAGCTTGATTCCTGGGACAAACGCAAGACTCCGGAACTCTCCGTGGATTCCATTATCCATCAGGCCTCCAACCTGTGCGACGAGATTCCCGCGGCCAAGGCCACCGTCTTCAGCCCGCCGGCCATCATGGGGCTGGGCCTGACCGGCGGCGTCTCCTTCATGCTCCAGGCCAGCGGGGATGAAACCCCCAAGGATCTGGAGCGGGAGCTGGAAAAACTGATCGACCAGATTGAAAAACTCCCGGGAGCCCTGTTCCCGCGCAGCTCCTATGAGGCGAACACGCCCCAGCTCTTCCTGAACATCGACCGTGAAAAGGCGCAGAGCATGCACGTGCCCGTCAACCGCATTTTCACCACGCTTCAGAGCAAGCTGGCCTCCATGTACATCAATGACTTCAACCTCATCGGCTACACGTTCAAGGTGAAAATGCAGTCCGCACCGGAGGACCGCACCACCATCAACGACATCATGAACACCTACATCCAGAACGACCAGGGCCAGATGGTGCCGCTCAGCTCCGTGGCCACCCTGTCGTACATGGTGGGGCCCCGCCAAATCGCGCGGTTCAACCAGCTCATGTCCGCGGAAGTGACCGTGCAGACCAGGCCGGGAACCAGCAGCGGGGACCTGATGAACCAGATTGAAGCCATTCCCCTGCCGGAAAACTACTCCATCACCTGGACGGACATGAGCTACCAGGAGCGCCAGAACGACGGAAAAATCGTCCTGCTGATGGGCCTGGCCCTGCTCTTCGGCTACCTGTTCCTGGTGGCCCAGTATGAAAGCTGGACGGTCCCCGTCTCCGTGATTGTCTCCGTATCCGTGGCTCTTCTGGGCGCCCTGCTCGGCTTGCTGATCTGCAGCACGCCCCTGAGCATTTACGCCCAGCTCGGGCTGGTCATGCTCATAGGCCTGGCCGGGAAGAACGCCATCCTGATGGTGGAATTCTCCAAGGCGGAGCGCGAACACGGCGTTCCCATCCAGCAGGCGGCCCTGGAAGGCGCGCGGCAGCGTTTCCGCGCCGTGATGATGACGGCCATCTCCTTCATCATCGGCGTATTCCCGATGGTGATCGCTTCCGGGGCGGGAGCGGAAAGCCGCAAGGCCATCGGCATCACCACCTTCTATGGAATGATCCTGGCCACGATCGTGGGCATTCTATTCATTCCGGCTCTGTACTCCATGTTCCAGCGCTACCGGGAATGGGTGAAAAACCTGTTCTCCGGCAAGGCCGGCTAA